The DNA region aagaaaaaaagaaagacaaatagTATATTATACTATCAGTtatattaagaagataaataaatGTTTACTatatcagttatttttcattattgTATACAAAAGGAAGAATAAAGAAAAGGAGCAAAAAGTGAATGTAATTAGATTATgtagaaaaaaaagtaaaagacaaaAAGAGCTAAATTAATttagaaaaggaagaagaaataaagaaaaagaacaaaaggaaaggaaaaagagaaaaaataaaataaaaaaaaaggagccaaaattgagtatggaatcatattatttgaaaataataaaataaaaataatatgattttaaaaaagaattctttaggagaaaaaaggaaaaaaaaggagaaaaaagaaaaggaaaaaatagccAATTACCCACAAAAGATACAAATacaagaagaattaacccaaatagccgcccACACtatcacttaaactaaaaatagtcggtGAGTATATAATACATGCATGATttatgtatcacatatgtataatcaatgtataatctatgtatatggctagaaaaaataaacaattaatatTGGCTGATTATTTGTGTAAAAATTCCGATAAGAAAAGAAATTAGTTTAATGggcagaaaaataaataaatagataaaagtaattaatttaatttttatgggtaaaactttaaaaCATGAACCATAACGTAATGCAAAGTTGCATAATTGACATCATTCAACTTATTACGTCCGTGCCGACAATTTCTAGTTTATTACACCTATAGCACTTTCCATACAAGTCCACGTACACTGTTGTTTTCCATGTTTTTTGCGGTCAAGATTTTTACACGATAAAACAATCAAAGGAAAGAACTGACGCTTTTCAAATTGTGGTAGTCAAGTTTCCACGTCCAAAAGAGTACGCAAATAAAGCATGACTGTGGTAGTAGATTATTTCTATGCTTAACATGTAGGAGTACTGAATTCGTGTTTGCAAAATCTACCTTGAATCCTACCAGCTCAAATTTGTGGGTCTTCAATTGCCTCACTAACAGTTGCTTTACAGCCATTTGATGTACCTACCCAAATCTCAAAAAACAATCAAAAaggtcaaaataaaataaaagaaaatttaccCCATGTACCTAGTGGGAGAGACACCTTGCTAAATTGGTGTCATTTGACATTTTTGTCAATAAATTTACTAAGAGCCcgtaagaatttttttttttcaaaaattttttaattttttttgaaatcaacgtgtgttcataaaattttcaatttttacttaaaaatttattgtgtttttcaaaatttttactcaaatcactcacaaaacttcaaaaacaacccaaaattatattcatctCCAAACACAACACTAAattttaaatactatttttacttaaaaaatattttccctttattttagaattttacaattcttatgtccaaacacccactAAATATACGTCGGTAAAGAAGTACTAgtattacttttgagaaaaataatacTCCATGTATCGAATATGTTCAATAGgaatatttctaaaaaataacGCAAAGCAATGGGTTTTAATCTCCCCAATCCCATATTCAATTTCATATTCGATTTCGGCTAATCATCACAATAATTCTTTGAATACGTGATACATGTCTTCACAGATACTATTATCACTAAATCAAGTAACTTAATACACCATTCAAAACTCATATTTTctcttaataatatattaatatggTGTGACACAAAAACTAAATGCGAGTAAATTTTTGTCAAAAAAATATCGGGTAAGTCACAGCATGCATCAACCCCCATTGTTGGTAGGTGATATTTTCAACCCCCACAAGAAAGTACAACAACTGGTCATCTTTTCAACCCCACATTAAAACtagtactactactactgctacaaAACTGTATAAACAAACATGAAAAGGCCTAAAGTTTCACTTGACTAAActgaagagaaaaacaaagaatgACTACTTCTCAACTTCATATTGCACTCCTTGCTTTCCCTTTTGGTAGCCATGCAACTCCTTTACTCACTCTTATCCAAAAACTATCTCCATTCTTACCATCTAATACTCTATTTTCCTTCTTCAACACTTCACAATCCAACACCTCAATCTTCTCTAAATCTTCAAAACCAGACAACATTAAAATCTACAATGTTTGGGATGGTGTCATAGAAACAAATGGCACTACCCCTATTGGACGTGAAGCCATTGAGCTTTTTATAAAGGCAACACCTAGTAATTTTGAGAAAGTTATGAAAGAGGCAGAGGAGGAAACTGGGGTGaaattttcttgcattttaagTGATGCTTTCTTATGGTTTTCTTGTAAATTGGCTGAGAAAATGAATGTCCCTTGGATTGCTTTTTGGACTGCTGGTTCTGGTTCTTTATCTGTTCATTTATACACTTATTTGATTCGGTCCAATGAGCAAACATTATCAACTATACCAGGTTTTTCTTCAACTTTAAAAATCAGTGACATGCCACCAGAAGTTGTAGCTGAGAATTTGGAGGGGCCAATGCCATCTATGCTGTATAACATGGCTTTAAATTTGCACAAAGCAGCTGCTGTTGTAGTGAATTCTTTTGAGGAATTGGATCCAATAATTAACAATGACCTCAAATCAAAGCTACAAAAGGTGCTCAATATTGGACCTTTAGTTCTACAGTCATCAAAGAAAGTAGTGTTAAATGTTAATTCTGAGGAAAGTGGTTGCATCCTTTGGCTtgagaaacaaaaggaaaaatcagTGGTTTATCTTAGTTTTGGAACTGTTACAACACTACCCCCTAATGAAATTGTGGCATTGGCAGAAGCATTAGAAGCTAAAAGGGTACCTTTTCTTTGGTCACTAAGAGATAATGGTGTCAAGCTTTTGCCTAAAGGGTTTCTTGAAAGAATAAAGGAATTTGGAAAAATAGTTTCTTGGGCACCTCAGTTGGAAATCTTGGCACATTCTGCTGTTAGTGTTTTTGTAACACATTGTGGATGGAATTCTATTTTGGAAGGCATATCATATGGTGTGCCTATGATTTGTAGGCCATTTTTTGGTGACCAAAAGCTGAATCGTAGAATGGTGGAAAGTGTTTGGAAAATAGGTTTACAAATTGAAGATGGAAGTTTCACTAAAAGTGGAACAATGAGTGCATTGGATACTTTTTTCAATGAGGATAAGGGGAAGGTATTAAGGCAAAATGTTGAAGGGCTTAAAGAAAGAGCAATAGAAGCTGTGAAATCAGATGGGAGTTCAACCAAAAATTACAAGAACCTAATGGAGCTAGTTAAATAATGTCACAAGCCACTTGATTGTATTGTGTTATAATTGGCAATATGGGACTATGTATCAGCTGGAACTTGCTTCAGTCTATTGCAGAATAAATTATGTAGTAGCTAGACTATGTATTTGACCAAAGTTGTGATTTCATCCTTTGAGTTTgaattataattttagttttGTATAGTATGACATTTATGTTTTAGTGACTCCAAGAAATTATAACCACATCTTAATTAGGCTTATGCAATTGAAAAACAAAACGAAAGAACAAGAAATCCAGAAGTATTATGAAATAAAAGAACGTAATATTAAGAGATGGAAACAGATTGACACAGAGAGGGCGGATATCAAGCTTATTTTTCTTTGTTATGCTTATGATTGAGTTGGGATATATTATCATTAttaaaagtctaagtgggagattgttgcgatatatactattaaccatggatttggtttggatatagtatttattatgaaataattatttattcaattttaataaagttttaaatagatcatatgttCGTATGTGTCCTTTACTAATATACTAGATGATTtcgtgtatagagtttagcttatacacggaagattaaatcatcggttatTATAAGTATACAGattatgttcacaatctaatgatggaattggacaaaccatcaggaatgattgtagcacaagaataaatataatttataatcttgattatgggaatggtttaattccgacttcttgtgctggtacattttgtatgtattgaacggaccaagtagagataagtattttatactgacttaataaaataacttCTCTAACCATTAAACATGCTtaattatactcttaatcttcatataattgttattagttgtgcatattatttattgttttgatttattaaaaggcgagattcttttgtGGGTCAATATACATGGTAAATTGAACAAtgatgatatacattggcgaagtaatagttagttgatagaatccatgtcTTGGTCTAGAGATTAATGgtacacctttatgaaagcttataagttttcatgtgtaaaccctgcaggtggattttgtatccgtcacatgaaataagttaagtgaaagtctaaaggaaataatcaatgaattaaattgtcagtaatttaatttatttgattagtatctgaatcttaacaggGGGAGCTAAATAAGTTTTAAtggaagaattttgaaattgaactGAGGAGTGcagttacgaatttttagtgaaataattcgtaatttattatggtagtaTTAATTTAGATATTTCGAATTAAGTCCATAATAGAAAGCCTCGTTAATTAAATATTGTGGTCCCTGCTATGCCAgaataattaggaattaaataaaattatatttcttgGTGAAAAAGGAATACCCAAAAGGTTTAGAAaaaagttttaaaccctaaaacctgTGGCTATATAAATAAGTCTTATTCCATAAGGAGGCCAGGGTTTTTTACTACACGGTTTTCCTAGGAGAAATTTGCCCACACGAATTTCGCTAATTTCGAGTATTATTCGGGTCACACAACAGAAGACCGTGGAACTAGAGGATGATCTCCTAGACGGTTTTCACTCTTACTTGAAGGCTCTTTTCGCGATCGTGGTCACACTTCAAGAGATAAGTATCGATTTTATGTTTGATTAAAATCTGTATTTGTCTATATTACATGTCAGTGATCCTGGCTATTTGCTTTCGCTACTTATACATATTTTACATGCAAGTGATCCTGGCGATTTTATGTATCTTACACAAAATGAAAGACATAATGCATGTCTTGTGCTCATGGAATAATTATAAGGAGAAAGAAAGTAtgatcatatttattttaatccatGAAAATGCCTAAAACGGTTATTCTCCGAATTTGATCATAGATTTGGAGGTCATGATTTTGACGAACTCCAATTGAGCTTAAATTTGGTAGGTCCATCGAAACGACTTGGCGAGAAACACTAACTGCTATGCAGTTAATCACGTTATTTTATGGTGTTTCGAGGTCTTTTAGATGAGAGTTTAAAGCAGTTTATTCGATTAAATAAActttaaatatgaaaaattattctttatatatcAGTTTTATTTGTGTTAAATCTAGAACATGATTACACATGATAATTTTAACTTAATATGATATATGGAAAGAATGCAAATCACATTGGTTGAATCTTAAATTCGCCTAAAAAGACTTATTCATATTTGGTTCAGTTTTAGTGATTATTATCTCTAATTGACTTGAAATTTGGTGGGTTCATTGGAAACGACCTGATAATAAATACTCACTGCTATGCAGTGAATTATATCATATTTCGGCAGTTCAGAGTTATTTAGATGGATTTTTTGGTAGTTTGCGGGATTAAAATGTGATTTAGATATAAAAAGTCATTCCATTTATGTCAGTCTTATTTTGTTAAATCTGGAACATGATGATACATGTTTATTTTACATGAACTGATATATGGTTGGAATGTATTCCATGttttaaattcctaaaaatgCTTAAATGATAACTTTTCAAATTTGGTTGTTGTTTTAAAGATCATAACTTTTATAATCTCCAATTGACCTGAAATTTGGTAGGTCTATCGGAAAACCATGGGAAATAATACTTGTTGTATGCAGTGAATAACATTAATTTAGTATTTCATGACTGTCTAGATGGGTTTTTGAgcattttgtgaattttgaaacTTAATCTTTAGAGAAAATTTTGTGGTTGTGATCAAGTGGTGATAGGAATTAACCCCTATGGTCTCTACTATTTATTTATAGTGAGATAATAAATTTACACGTCGACGTTAGGTCTTACTTCATATTGtataaatttattatgaacttACTGAGTATAATTACTAGTAGTTGATAACATGTATTGTCTCTCCATTTGAGTTTACACGTTGAATCAGTTTTGTAATTATAATGCAACCATGATTAagtggtgatagaaatatatttctatggtcTCCCACTATTAATTTCAAGTGAGTATAAATTTACGTGTCGATGACGAGGCCAATGTGCATAGGAATTTTTGCTCGTGCTTTGTCAAATTATATTATAGTTTAAAATATCGTCCCACAGAGAGTGGAACATCTATGCTACGAAATTAGATTATCTTCATTACTATTTAGGATAATCGAATTTATGAGTGAGTGAAAGTATTAAGATTTTTAAAAGCAAAGAACTAATTGAGTAGAAATAATAAGAAAGCGTTGGGAATCCTTGAAGCCACTTGATAAGATTAATATACAGTCAGACCTCTGTATAACAACATccttatataacaacacttcactataaaagtcaagttttttcGAAATCAAATTTCATATTCTGTTATAATATACGTTTTCTATAACAGTAATTcgttataacatccaaaaatatctgGAACAAACGAGGTTGTTATAAAGAGGTTTGACTGTAATATGATTCAAACTCTAATACTTATTTCTCGAAAGAATAATTGCTTATtcctaatacaattatatttttttcaCTTTAAAGTAACTATTTAAAAACACCTCTTCCGATTAAtgtaattaattattttacaATTAGGGATGATAAGAACAGAAATATTTTCTTGCATGAGTTGtagcaataataataaaaacctctttcgattagtTCTCGTTAGATCAATAGACTTAATCAAATCACTTTCTTTTCCGGATAAAGATTGAAATAAGTAAGACTAAAGACACTTGTAAGTAGCGGTGATTATAGTAATTTGTCCAATGACTATTTTAT from Nicotiana tabacum cultivar K326 chromosome 24, ASM71507v2, whole genome shotgun sequence includes:
- the LOC107781346 gene encoding anthocyanidin 3-O-glucosyltransferase-like precursor, with product MTTSQLHIALLAFPFGSHATPLLTLIQKLSPFLPSNTLFSFFNTSQSNTSIFSKSSKPDNIKIYNVWDGVIETNGTTPIGREAIELFIKATPSNFEKVMKEAEEETGVKFSCILSDAFLWFSCKLAEKMNVPWIAFWTAGSGSLSVHLYTYLIRSNEQTLSTIPGFSSTLKISDMPPEVVAENLEGPMPSMLYNMALNLHKAAAVVVNSFEELDPIINNDLKSKLQKVLNIGPLVLQSSKKVVLNVNSEESGCILWLEKQKEKSVVYLSFGTVTTLPPNEIVALAEALEAKRVPFLWSLRDNGVKLLPKGFLERIKEFGKIVSWAPQLEILAHSAVSVFVTHCGWNSILEGISYGVPMICRPFFGDQKLNRRMVESVWKIGLQIEDGSFTKSGTMSALDTFFNEDKGKVLRQNVEGLKERAIEAVKSDGSSTKNYKNLMELVK